The bacterium genome window below encodes:
- a CDS encoding 1-acyl-sn-glycerol-3-phosphate acyltransferase: protein MTYWLLRYMLIAFLSFYNRLSIEGSENLDKEKQYIFAANHFSFLDLPILIAAIKKPIIVPIKSDFFKRFIERSLLHLVNGVPVKNNTMCKESLKVIIKNIKEGKSLIIAPEGGISRNGRLQEFRDGASFIAFKTGIPVVPVAIINADKALPLKKILPRPYKIKVKIG from the coding sequence ATGACCTACTGGTTATTACGATATATGTTAATAGCATTTCTGTCATTCTATAACCGGCTTTCTATTGAGGGAAGTGAAAACCTTGATAAGGAAAAGCAGTATATTTTCGCAGCGAACCATTTCAGTTTTCTGGATTTGCCGATACTTATTGCTGCAATAAAAAAACCTATAATCGTGCCAATTAAGTCAGATTTTTTTAAGAGATTTATCGAGAGGAGTCTGTTACATCTTGTTAACGGTGTTCCGGTCAAGAATAATACGATGTGCAAAGAATCCCTTAAAGTGATCATTAAAAATATAAAGGAAGGAAAGAGTCTTATTATCGCTCCGGAAGGGGGAATTAGCAGGAATGGGAGATTACAGGAATTCAGAGATGGCGCAAGTTTTATTGCATTCAAGACAGGAATACCGGTTGTACCTGTTGCTATCATTAATGCTGACAAGGCATTACCACTTAAGAAGATTTTACCTCGACCATATAAAATTAAGGTAAAGATTGGAA